One window of Phaeobacter sp. G2 genomic DNA carries:
- a CDS encoding sugar transporter: MLTISEREERKLGAGRRRKKARRKARKKLRKEQAAVIIAQQELAAAQQAAATQSPAVEQFALAGAASMKRRHWGLIFSFMLMVLAPLGAVIFYLTAVAEDQYVSTAGFTVRSQENSGATDLLGGLANFAGSTTASDSDILYAFIQSQEMVEAVDARIDLRSEYSRHWPRDWAFSIWPDATLEELIWYWQRIVGISYDSGSGLIEVQAVGFDAEVSQVITQAIVDVSQIQINALNERAREDAMGYARTDLDEAVAQLKSAREELTKFRTRTRIVDPEADIQGRMGVMNNLQQQLAEALIEHDLLEGTVSEGDPRTRKSLQRIEVIRARIDSERQTFTSDNTDTGAVGEDYPSLISEFESLTVDREYAEEAYRAALTALSVARDNATRQSRYLATYIKPTLAQESEYPRRPLLAGLTGLFLLLIWSIATLIYYSIRDRS; this comes from the coding sequence GTGCTGACGATTTCCGAACGCGAGGAGCGCAAGCTGGGGGCGGGGCGTCGGCGCAAGAAGGCCCGGCGCAAGGCGCGCAAGAAGCTGCGCAAGGAACAGGCGGCAGTTATCATCGCACAGCAGGAACTGGCTGCGGCGCAGCAGGCCGCAGCAACACAGAGCCCTGCTGTGGAGCAATTTGCCCTGGCAGGTGCGGCCAGCATGAAGCGGCGCCACTGGGGGCTGATTTTCAGCTTTATGCTGATGGTTCTGGCCCCCCTGGGTGCAGTGATTTTCTACCTCACAGCGGTCGCAGAGGATCAATATGTTTCGACGGCGGGCTTTACTGTGCGCAGTCAGGAAAACAGCGGTGCCACTGATCTGCTGGGCGGGTTGGCCAATTTTGCCGGCTCAACGACGGCCTCCGACAGTGATATCCTATATGCCTTTATCCAAAGCCAGGAAATGGTCGAGGCGGTGGATGCGCGCATTGATCTACGCAGCGAGTATAGCCGTCACTGGCCCCGGGATTGGGCCTTTTCGATCTGGCCGGATGCCACTCTGGAAGAACTGATCTGGTATTGGCAGCGTATTGTTGGCATCTCTTATGACAGTGGCTCTGGTCTTATCGAGGTACAGGCCGTGGGCTTTGATGCCGAGGTTTCGCAGGTCATTACCCAGGCCATTGTCGATGTCAGCCAGATCCAGATCAATGCCTTGAATGAGCGGGCCCGCGAGGATGCCATGGGCTATGCCCGCACCGATCTTGACGAGGCCGTGGCGCAGTTGAAATCCGCCCGCGAGGAGCTGACCAAGTTTCGCACCCGCACCCGGATTGTCGACCCAGAGGCGGATATTCAGGGCCGCATGGGGGTGATGAATAATCTGCAACAGCAGCTGGCCGAGGCCCTGATCGAGCATGACCTGCTGGAAGGGACCGTCAGCGAGGGGGATCCACGTACTCGCAAATCGTTGCAACGGATCGAGGTCATCCGTGCCCGTATCGACAGTGAGCGGCAAACCTTTACCTCTGACAACACTGACACCGGTGCTGTGGGTGAAGACTACCCCTCCTTGATTTCGGAATTCGAGAGCCTGACCGTGGATCGCGAATATGCTGAGGAAGCCTATCGGGCCGCCCTGACTGCCCTGTCGGTGGCACGGGATAATGCAACCCGGCAAAGCCGCTATCTGGCGACCTATATCAAACCCACCCTGGCCCAGGAATCTGAATATCCCCGGCGCCCTCTCCTGGCGGGGCTGACCGGGCTTTTCCTGCTTCTGATCTGGTCCATTGCCACCTTGATCTACTATTCTATCCGAGACCGCAGCTGA
- a CDS encoding ABC transporter ATP-binding protein, with translation MIRFENLTKSFWLKGEQKIVIDNLNLTLPTGRSLALLGRNGAGKSTLLKIIAGTMRPDYGRVVSDGSMSWPVGLGASFHGDLSGAENVRFIARIYGVDTDELVAFVEDFAELGKFFHMPMRSYSSGMRSRLTFGASMGIKFDTYLVDEVTAVGDRTFKRKSREIFAARMEDSSAIMVNHSMNQIRKFCDAGIVLEMGKMQYFEDLEEAIALHEATLS, from the coding sequence ATGATCCGGTTTGAGAACCTGACCAAGAGCTTCTGGCTCAAGGGGGAGCAGAAGATTGTCATCGACAATCTGAATCTCACCCTGCCCACGGGGCGGTCACTGGCGTTGTTGGGGCGCAATGGCGCCGGTAAATCGACCCTGCTGAAGATCATTGCCGGCACCATGCGACCAGATTACGGGCGGGTGGTGAGCGATGGCAGCATGTCCTGGCCAGTCGGGTTGGGGGCCTCCTTTCACGGCGATCTGAGTGGTGCTGAGAATGTTCGCTTCATTGCCCGGATCTATGGGGTGGATACCGATGAACTGGTGGCCTTTGTCGAGGATTTTGCTGAACTGGGGAAATTCTTCCATATGCCGATGCGCAGCTATTCCAGTGGCATGCGTTCGCGTCTGACATTTGGCGCTTCGATGGGGATCAAGTTTGATACCTATCTGGTGGATGAGGTGACAGCGGTGGGTGACCGGACCTTCAAGCGTAAGAGCCGGGAAATCTTTGCCGCGCGCATGGAGGATTCCAGTGCCATCATGGTGAACCATTCGATGAATCAGATTCGGAAGTTTTGTGATGCCGGGATCGTGTTGGAAATGGGCAAGATGCAATACTTTGAAGATCTGGAAGAGGCCATTGCCCTGCATGAGGCAACACTGAGCTGA
- a CDS encoding glycosyltransferase: MLDQGRTEHLGAARVDGFTRLQSLMWPEFGICTEQDLYVRNAGAVALSDSQKLIRFGPGGEAHFSTWFNMFNLEKWQHECNLQSLFLALQGQGEFQLSIYMAPRNQSWDRVFCDIVQLEAGTPLRQDLAHLLAASADTGLLYFELRSLGEGSLKGASWETQDAPKRQPQLALAVTTFRREAEVARTVQRFAAFREQSWMKDQVQMIVTDNGQTVDLELPEGVSLVPNENLGGAGGFTRGMLEAQARGASHCLFMDDDASIHMESLERTWMFLAYASEPKTAIAGAMISEQHRWAIWENGARFNRRCLPLHMGTDLRDIFQVINMENQAARPVADDFYGGWWYFAFPIEAVEHLAFPFFVRGDDVSFSLANDFNIVTLNGVVSFQESFTEKESPQTWYLDLRSHLAHHLSLPALEIGAGGVIKIALMFFLRNLPRMHYDTLAAINLAVEDVMQGPEFFDRNADMATRRGDLKALTQAETWQVLTPQVQLPPVRHDPPSAWQRLLMKLTLNGLLIPGFSRLGRKITLEAPNRGHIGLVWGAAEITILNATQDKYYTVRHSKSAAWTQGWRLLKNVWALRKSYEDLASAYRDGYGYFTSRDYWEQKLNFPTTTDKKAAE, translated from the coding sequence ATGTTGGATCAGGGACGAACTGAGCATTTGGGCGCAGCACGTGTCGATGGTTTCACCAGGCTTCAATCCCTCATGTGGCCCGAATTTGGCATCTGTACCGAGCAGGATCTTTATGTCCGCAACGCCGGAGCCGTGGCCCTCTCTGACAGCCAGAAACTGATCCGGTTTGGCCCCGGAGGAGAGGCGCATTTCTCCACCTGGTTCAATATGTTCAATCTGGAAAAATGGCAGCACGAGTGCAACCTGCAGAGCCTGTTTCTGGCGCTGCAGGGGCAGGGTGAATTTCAGCTTTCGATCTATATGGCACCGCGCAATCAATCCTGGGACCGGGTATTTTGCGACATTGTTCAGCTGGAGGCGGGGACCCCGCTGCGCCAGGACCTGGCGCATCTTCTGGCGGCCTCGGCGGATACCGGCCTGCTGTATTTCGAGCTGCGCAGCCTTGGTGAAGGCAGCTTGAAGGGGGCCAGCTGGGAGACCCAGGACGCGCCAAAGCGGCAGCCGCAGCTGGCCCTGGCGGTGACCACCTTCCGCCGCGAAGCGGAAGTTGCCCGCACGGTCCAGCGCTTTGCCGCTTTCCGGGAGCAATCCTGGATGAAGGACCAGGTGCAGATGATCGTCACCGACAACGGGCAAACGGTGGATCTGGAGCTGCCCGAAGGGGTCAGCCTGGTGCCCAATGAAAATCTTGGTGGGGCCGGGGGCTTTACCCGTGGCATGCTGGAGGCCCAGGCGCGGGGGGCGTCACATTGTCTTTTTATGGATGATGATGCCTCGATCCATATGGAAAGCCTGGAACGCACCTGGATGTTCCTAGCCTATGCCAGTGAGCCCAAGACCGCCATTGCCGGCGCGATGATCAGCGAGCAGCATCGCTGGGCCATCTGGGAAAATGGCGCCCGTTTCAACCGCCGCTGCCTGCCGTTGCATATGGGGACGGACCTGCGTGATATTTTTCAAGTAATCAACATGGAAAACCAGGCTGCACGACCTGTCGCCGATGATTTCTATGGCGGCTGGTGGTATTTTGCCTTCCCTATAGAAGCGGTTGAGCACCTGGCCTTTCCCTTCTTTGTACGCGGGGATGACGTCTCTTTCTCGCTGGCCAATGATTTTAACATCGTCACCCTCAATGGGGTGGTCTCTTTCCAAGAGAGCTTTACGGAAAAGGAAAGCCCGCAGACCTGGTACCTGGATCTGCGCAGCCATCTGGCCCATCACCTCAGCTTGCCTGCACTGGAGATCGGCGCGGGCGGGGTGATCAAGATCGCCCTGATGTTCTTTCTGCGCAATCTGCCCAGGATGCATTATGACACCCTGGCGGCGATCAATCTGGCCGTTGAGGATGTGATGCAGGGGCCTGAGTTCTTTGATCGCAATGCTGATATGGCGACCCGGCGCGGTGATCTCAAAGCCTTGACCCAGGCCGAGACCTGGCAAGTATTGACACCGCAGGTGCAGCTGCCGCCGGTGCGCCATGACCCGCCCTCTGCCTGGCAGCGGTTGTTGATGAAGCTGACGCTCAATGGTTTGTTGATTCCGGGCTTTTCCCGGCTGGGGCGCAAGATCACTCTGGAAGCGCCAAACCGGGGTCATATTGGTCTGGTCTGGGGGGCTGCCGAGATCACGATCCTGAATGCCACCCAGGATAAATATTACACTGTGCGTCATTCCAAATCAGCGGCCTGGACACAGGGCTGGCGCCTGTTGAAAAACGTCTGGGCCTTACGGAAAAGCTATGAGGACCTGGCCAGTGCCTACCGTGACGGCTATGGGTATTTTACCAGCCGGGACTACTGGGAGCAGAAGCTGAATTTCCCAACCACGACCGACAAGAAAGCTGCCGAGTGA